The genomic stretch ATCGGATGGTTGTTGTTTCCTGCATCTTCAGTCTAACTGACTGTATTTTCGACACCGGAGATGATTTGAGTTGTGTTGTGTGGGAGAGAAATTGACCCAATAAAGCACATCAAGGAGAGGTGAAAATGATCAGCTCACAAAGGAGAGCAGATCACAGTGGTAGAGTCAGATTTAAACAGCTGAAGTCTGTGATCTAATTTGACTTattgcagaaaaaataaataatataaaaacccACGTAACTTTAAACTGATTTGGAGTGATGAGTGGTTTATCAGGTGCTCTTCTTTTCCCTTTGCCAGATGGGGCTCTGATGTTTCAGCAGGTGCCGATGGTGGAAATGGATGGGATGAAGCTTGTGCAGAGCAAAGCCATCATGAACTACATCTCTGCAAAGTACAACCTGTATGGGAAGGATCTGAAAGAGAGAGTCATGTACGATGTTCAGCTTTTAATCTTAGGGTTATTTCTTCACACATTACTTTCTCCTTCGTCCATGAAATACCCTTCATGAGTTCACCATCTTATTTTAAGCACAATACTTCCTCTGTCCTCATTGCAGGATTGATATGTATGCTGAAGGACTCAGAGACCTGATGGAAATGTTTATGAGGGCCCCTTTCCAATCCCCAGAAGAACAACAGAGTACTCTTAAGACCATCGAGAGCAAGGCTACAGATCGCTATCTTCCGGTCTATGAaaaggtgttttatttattttttatgattaaCATACctgaatatttttttgtcaaattcaCAATAGTGTAACTTTGCTGCTGTCCATACTGACAATGCTTATATTATTGCACATGCTGTCTTGCAGGCATTGGCTTCCTCTGACTATCTGGTTGGAAATCAGCTAAGCTGTGCTGATGTTCACttgtttgaatgtattttgATGTTGGAGGAGAAATTCCCTTCAGTGCTGTCCAACTTCCCTCGTCTGCAGGTAATGTCTTCTGGTTCAAACACAGTTTCATGTTTCTGAATGTATTTTATAAGATGATTCTGCTGTGGTAATTGTAGTTATTTCCAAACTGCAGAGTGCATTATGCATGAGGATATTTGTTATAAGTATAAATGTGTAATGGGTTTGGGAATACAGTAAAGCCCTCTTTCAAAGCATGGGCATTTGTTGATAACGAAATTTTAATTTCTTAGTGCTTTTCTGGAGCTTTTCT from Amia ocellicauda isolate fAmiCal2 chromosome 23, fAmiCal2.hap1, whole genome shotgun sequence encodes the following:
- the LOC136718830 gene encoding glutathione S-transferase isoform X1, whose product is MAVSSGWSRDGALMFQQVPMVEMDGMKLVQSKAIMNYISAKYNLYGKDLKERVMIDMYAEGLRDLMEMFMRAPFQSPEEQQSTLKTIESKATDRYLPVYEKALASSDYLVGNQLSCADVHLFECILMLEEKFPSVLSNFPRLQAFQKRMRAVPAIHKFLQPGSQRKSPPDEAYVKNVKEVLRF
- the LOC136718830 gene encoding glutathione S-transferase 3 isoform X2 produces the protein MAGKPTLYYFDGRGKMESIRWLLAVAGVEFQEVHFKSREQYEKMLHDGALMFQQVPMVEMDGMKLVQSKAIMNYISAKYNLYGKDLKERVMIDMYAEGLRDLMEMFMRAPFQSPEEQQSTLKTIESKATDRYLPVYEKALASSDYLVGNQLSCADVHLFECILMLEEKFPSVLSNFPRLQAFQKRMRAVPAIHKFLQPGSQRKSPPDEAYVKNVKEVLRF